One Triplophysa rosa linkage group LG9, Trosa_1v2, whole genome shotgun sequence genomic window carries:
- the LOC130559527 gene encoding otoraplin-like isoform X1, giving the protein MDKSSGLFFFLICFVCLCQTANAVFMEKLANKKICADKDCSYVISMAKALDDYIASDCRHINLRRGHLIYVYSKLKPVEGAGVFWSGSVYGDHYVDQMGVIGYFPSNYVNETHIFQKKTVEIPTTEELWKVLLRDN; this is encoded by the exons atggacaaatcaagtggcttgtttttctttttgatctgttttgtatgtttatgtCAAACggcaaatgctgttttcatgGAGAAACTGGCAAACAAAAAGATTTGTGCAGACAAGGATTGTTCAT ATGTGATTTCAATGGCCAAAGCTCTTGATGACTACATCGCTTCAGACTGCAGACACATAAACCTGAGAAGAGGCCATCTGATCTATGTGTACTCTAAACTCAAACCTGTAGAGGGAGCTGGAGTCTTCTGGTCTGGAAGT GTTTATGGTGATCATTATGTTGACCAGATGGGGGTCATTGGATATTTTCCCAGTAACTATGTAAATGAGACACAcatatttcagaaaaaaactgttgaGATCCCAACTACA GAGGAGCTGTGGAAAGTCCTACTACGCGATAATTAG
- the LOC130559527 gene encoding otoraplin-like isoform X2 codes for MDKSSGLFFFLICFVCLCQTANAVFMEKLANKKICADKDCSYVISMAKALDDYIASDCRHINLRRGHLIYVYSKLKPVEGAGVFWSGSVYGDHYVDQMGVIGYFPSNYVNETHIFQKKTVEIPTTDIDFLCV; via the exons atggacaaatcaagtggcttgtttttctttttgatctgttttgtatgtttatgtCAAACggcaaatgctgttttcatgGAGAAACTGGCAAACAAAAAGATTTGTGCAGACAAGGATTGTTCAT ATGTGATTTCAATGGCCAAAGCTCTTGATGACTACATCGCTTCAGACTGCAGACACATAAACCTGAGAAGAGGCCATCTGATCTATGTGTACTCTAAACTCAAACCTGTAGAGGGAGCTGGAGTCTTCTGGTCTGGAAGT GTTTATGGTGATCATTATGTTGACCAGATGGGGGTCATTGGATATTTTCCCAGTAACTATGTAAATGAGACACAcatatttcagaaaaaaactgttgaGATCCCAACTACA GACATTGACTTCCTCTGCGTTTAA